In Amaranthus tricolor cultivar Red isolate AtriRed21 chromosome 3, ASM2621246v1, whole genome shotgun sequence, a single window of DNA contains:
- the LOC130807304 gene encoding lysine-specific histone demethylase 1 homolog 2: MDTPVSNGLNPKRSSRRKVVTKNYNENLMDEFIEKHIGGPLKKRNRTKFDLEKETEKEALIALSLGFPIDALLDEEIRADVIRELGGKEQNDYIVIRNHILSRWRSNVRVWLSKGQIRETVSSECEHLISAAYDFLLYNGYINFGVSSPFSSHIPEEASEGSVVIIGAGLAGLAAARQLLSFGFKVIVLEGRNRPGGRVYTQKMGKNGQFAAVELGGSVITGIHANPLGVLARQLSIPLHKVRDKCPLYMPDGTPVDQEMDSRVEFTFNRLLDKVTELRKIMGGFVNDISLGSVLDTVCELYSVAKSNDERRLLDWHYANLEYANAGCLSELSAVYWDQDDPYEMGGDHCFLVGGNWRLIKSLCEGVPILYGKTVHTIRYGDDGVEVIAGNQVFQADIALCTVPLGVLKQKRIKFEPELPKSKLEAINRLGFGLLNKVAMVFPHVFWGDDLDTFGCLRNHTHDRGEFFLFYSYHTVSGGAVLVALVAGEAAQDFEGTEPSILLHRVLNVLRGIYNPKGIHVPDPIQSACTRWGSDPLSYGSYSHVRVGSIGIDYDILSESVENRLFFAGEATSRKYPATMHGAFLSGLREAGRIFRGTRILQMYGKKCGTKNLGLSFDTLLDLFRRPDLEVGNFLFILDPVAENGSSLGLLRVSFADFSCKFCSECCWLAELGTKCAKHSSLPLLLYAVVSREQVEQLQRVNGGDQDRLLYLFNNLGLKLMGPTALGAIGNSVITGISSARRGRGRYRLAIGPQGIV, from the exons ATGGATACCCCGGTTTCGAATGGTTTGAATCCGAAACGGTCATCAAGGAGGAAGGTAGTTACAAAAAActataatgaaaatttgatggATGAGTTCATAGAGAAGCATATAGGTGGTCCTTTGAAGAAGAGGAAtcgaaccaagtttgatttgGAGAAAGAAACCGAAAAGGAGGCGTTGATAGCTTTGTCGCTCGGTTTCCCCATTGATGCATTGCTTGATGAGGAGATTAGGGCCGATGTTATCCGGGAGTTAGGTGGAAAAGAACAAAATGACTACATTGTTATAAGGAATCATATCCTTTCGAGATGGAGGAGCAATGTTCGAGTGTGGCTGTCTAAGGGGCAGATAAGGGAAACTGTTAGTAGTGAGTGTGAGCATTTGATATCTGCTGCTTATGATTTTCTCTTGTACAATGGGTATATTAATTTTGGCGTTTCTTCGCCTTTCTCATCTCATATTCCAGAGGAGGCCTCTGAGGGATCAGTTGTGATAATTGGCGCAGGACTTGCAGGTTTAGCTGCTGCAAGGCAGTTGTTGTCGTTTGGTTTTAAGGTCATTGTTCTTGAAGGAAGGAACCGCCCTGGGGGAAGAGTGTATACACAGAAGATGGGTAAAAATGGTCAATTTGCTGCTGTTGAGTTAGGTGGAAGTGTTATAACTGGTATTCATGCAAACCCTTTGGGGGTTTTGGCTAGGCAGTTATCAATTCCTTTGCATAAGGTGAGAGACAAATGTCCATTGTACATGCCAGATGGGACTCCAGTTGATCAGGAGATGGATTCAAGAGTTGAATTCACTTTTAATCGGTTATTGGATAAAGTAACTGAGCTAAGAAAAATAATGGGTGGGTTTGTAAATGATATTTCTCTGGGCTCTGTTTTGGATACTGTTTGTGAGCTATATTCAGTAGCCAAGAGTAATGATGAACGTCGACTTCTAGATTGGCACTATGCGAACTTGGAATACGCAAATGCAGGATGTTTATCTGAGCTTTCTGCTGTTTATTGGGATCAGGATGATCCCTATGAGATGGGTGGTGATCATTGTTTCCTTGTCGGTGGGAATTGGAGGCTGATCAAATCCTTGTGTGAAGGAGTTCCTATATTATATGGAAAGACTGTTCACACTATCAGATATGGAGATGATGGTGTTGAGGTGATAGCTGGAAATCAAGTGTTTCAAGCAGATATTGCCCTGTGTACAGTGCCACTTGGGGTGCTAaagcaaaaaagaataaaatttgaACCTGAGTTACCTAAAAGCAAGCTTGAGGCTATTAACCGGCTAGGTTTTGGGTTGCTTAACAAAGTTGCAATGGTTTTTCCCCATGTATTTTGGGGTGATGATCTAGACACATTTGGATGTCTTAGAAATCATACCCATGATAGAGGGGAGTTTTTTCTATTCTATAGTTACCATACTGTGTCTGGTGGTGCAGTATTGGTTGCCTTGGTCGCAGGAGAAGCTGCCCAGGATTTCGAAGGCACGGAGCCATCCATTTTGCTGCATCGAGTTCTGAATGTGCTCAGAG GTATATATAATCCAAAAGGTATTCATGTGCCAGATCCCATTCAGTCAGCTTGCACAAGATGGGGCAGTGATCCTCTTTCTTATGGTTCATATTCTCATGTTCGAGTAGGCTCAATTGGAATCGACTATGACATCCTATCTGAAAGTGTAGAAAACCGATTGTTCTTTGCTGGTGAAGCAACAAGTAGGAAGTATCCAGCCACAATGCATGGTGCATTTTTAAGTGGCCTAAGAGAAGCTGGTCGAATTTTTCGAGGCACAAGGATTCTACAGATGTATGGGAAAAAATGTGGAACGAAAAACCTTGGACTAAGCTTCGATACCCTTCTCGATCTTTTTAGGAGGCCTGACTTAGAAGTTGGAAACTTTTTGTTTATACTTGATCCTGTGGCTGAAAATGGGAGCTCATTAGGACTCTTAAGAGTTTCCTTCGCGGACTTCAGCTGTAAATTCTGTAGTGAATGCTGTTGGTTGGCTGAACTAGGGACGAAATGTGCAAAGCACAGTAGCCTTCCTTTACTTCTTTATGCAGTAGTATCTCGCGAACAAGTGGAACAGCTCCAACGAGTAAACGGAGGAGACCAAGATCGGTTGTTGTATCTGTTCAACAATCTTGGACTGAAGCTGATGGGACCCACAGCTTTGGGTGCAATCGGAAACTCTGTGATCACTGGCATTTCAAGTGCACGGAGAGGTAGGGGCAGGTATCGTTTGGCTATCGGACCTCAAGGTATCGTGTAA
- the LOC130808287 gene encoding protein ULTRAPETALA 2-like — translation MQSVVVDDHDDHGDDDEIEVFSHPPLFSNEELNGIHGIKRGEGFIELDCGCTNATYGDSAGKFRIYGNGKLEVSCDCYPGCNGEKLRPSEFEEHAGIRASQSKWNTHIWVFVNGQKVPLKETKLLKYYLGSATDPTSCIRPRRRLKFHRDEFIKCTACAKMRRFKMSDTTECRAYHEAFKATHTWTCSKFQSTTLKCEDEEERQSKQVLRGCSVNPKCKGCVSCVCVGCNMCRFADCNCRICVDFIQFSEP, via the exons ATGCAAagtgttgttgttgatgatcatgatgatcatggtgatgatgatgagatTGAGGTCTTTTCTCATCCTCCATTGTTTAGTAATGAAGAACTAAATGGAATACATGGGATTAAAAGAGGTGAAGGCTTTATAGAACTGGATTGTGGATGTACAAATGCTACATATGGTGATTCAGCTGGCAAGTTTAGAATCTATGGTAATGGAAAGCTGGAAGTATCTTGTGATTGTTATCCTGGTTGCAATGGAG AAAAGTTGAGACCAAGTGAATTTGAAGAGCATGCAGGAATTAGAGCATCACAAAGCAAATGGAACACTCATATTTGGGTGTTTGTGAATGGGCAGAAAGTTCCATTGAAGGAAACAAAGCTACTCAAATACTATTTGGGTTCAGCAACTGATCCAACTTCCTGCATTAGGCCTCGTCGGAGACTCAAATTTCACCGGGATGAGTTCATCAAGTGCACTGCCTGCGCCAAGATGCGCCGTTTTAAGATGAGTGATACAACCGAGTGTAGGGCCTACCATGAAGCCTTCAAAGCTACTCATACTTGGACTTGTTCTAAATTTCAATCTACTACACT AAAAtgtgaggatgaagaagaaaggCAGTCAAAGCAAGTATTACGGGGATGTTCTGTGAACCCAAAATGCAAAGGTTGTGTATCGTGTGTTTGCGTCGGTTGCAATATGTGTCGCTTTGCAGATTGCAATTGTCGCATTTGCGtggattttattcaattttctgAACCTTAA